The following proteins are encoded in a genomic region of Maylandia zebra isolate NMK-2024a linkage group LG1, Mzebra_GT3a, whole genome shotgun sequence:
- the lipca gene encoding hepatic triacylglycerol lipase isoform X2 — translation MFVVKVLWCLLLIYHLSEGKKIKGIRAVGTEQRDVLREKELYVSSSVFRLFLGGEDTCTLDPLQLHTLTSCGFNSSNPLIIITHGWSVDGIMESWVMRLATAVRTNLIDANVVLTDWLSLAQQHYPIAVQKTRTVGKDIAHLLQALQEHYKYPLRNAHLIGYSLGAHISGFAGSFLTGPEKIGRITGLDPAGPLFEGMSPTDRLSPDDAEFVDAIHTFTHERMGLSVGIKQAVAHYDFYPNGGDFQPGCDLQNIYEHISQYGILGFEQTVKCAHERSVHLFIDSLLNKDKQSMAYRCSDNSAFDKGVCLDCRKNRCNTLGYDIKKVRTGTSKRLYLKTRSRMPYKLYHYQFRVQFINQTEKVEPSLTISLTGTKEESGAVDITFNEKISGNKTFTFLITLDRDLGELMLLNIRWEASPLWENVWDKVQTIIPWRTWERKRLLNVGKVSVKAGETQRRTSFCSMTNERQMEASEDMVFVRCKEERPKRPRRKDNL, via the exons tggggacagagcagaGGGATGTCCTGAGGGAGAAAGAGCTATATGTCAGCAGTTCAGTCTTTAGGCTGTTTTTAGGAGGTGAGGACACCTGCACGCTGGACCCTCTGCAGCTGCACACTCTCACCTCCTGTGGCTTCAACAGCAGTAATcccctcatcatcatcactcaTGGGTGGTCG GTGGATGGCATAATGGAGAGCTGGGTGATGAGGTTAGCCACGGCTGTGAGGACAAACCTGATAGATGCAAATGTGGTGCTTACAGACTGGCTGTCGCTGGCTCAGCAGCACTATCCAATCGCAGTACAGAAAACCCGCACTGTTGGAAAAGACATAGCTCACCTACTGCAGGCACTTCAG GAGCACTACAAGTACCCACTTAGAAATGCTCATTTGATTGGCTACAGCCTCGGCGCTCACATCTCTGGATTTGCTGGGAGCTTTCTGACAGGTCCGGAGAAGATTGGAAGAATTACTG GGCTCGATCCAGCCGGTCCGCTGTTTGAAGGCATGTCTCCCACGGACAGACTGTCTCCTGATGATGCTGAATTTGTGGATGCCATCCACACTTTCACCCACGAGCGTATGGGCCTCAGTGTGGGAATTAAGCAAGCTGTGGCCCATTATGACTTTTACCCGAATGGAGGAGATTTCCAACCAGGGTGTGACCTGCAAAACATTTACGAGCACATATCCCAGTACGGGATCCTCG GCTTTGagcaaacagtgaaatgtgccCATGAGCGCTCTGTCCATCTCTTCATCGACTCTCTGCTCAACAAAGACAAGCAGAGCATGGCCTACAGGTGCAGCGACAACAGCGCCTTTGACAAGGGCGTCTGTCTGGACTGCCGGAAGAATCGCTGCAACACACTCGGCTATGATATCAAGAAAGTCCGCACGGGCACCAGCAAGAGGCTCTACCTGAAAACACGGTCTCGGATGCCTTACAAAC TCTATCATTACCAGTTCAGGGTCCAGTTCATCAATCAGACGGAGAAGGTTGAGCCCTCTCTTACGATCTCCCTCACAGGAACCAAAGAAGAGAGTGGAGCTGTGGACATCACCTT CAATGAAAAGATTTCAGGTAACAAAACCTTCACCTTCCTGATCACCCTGGACAGAGACTTGGGGGAACTGATGTTGCTCAATATACGCTGGGAGGCATCTCCTCTGTGGGAAAATGTGTGGGACAAGGTGCAGACCATCATTCCTTGGAGAACTTGGGAAAGAAAAAGACTCCTGAATGTGGGCAAAGTCAGCGTCAAAGCGGGCGAAACACAGAGGAG GACATCTTTCTGTTCCATGACAAACGAGAGACAAATGGAAGCGTCAGAAGACATGGTGTTTGTACGCTGTAAGGAAGAGAGACCAAAAAGGCCCAGAAGAAAGGACAACTTATAG
- the lipca gene encoding hepatic triacylglycerol lipase isoform X1 — MFVVKVLWCLLLIYHLSEGKKIKGIRAGAVGTEQRDVLREKELYVSSSVFRLFLGGEDTCTLDPLQLHTLTSCGFNSSNPLIIITHGWSVDGIMESWVMRLATAVRTNLIDANVVLTDWLSLAQQHYPIAVQKTRTVGKDIAHLLQALQEHYKYPLRNAHLIGYSLGAHISGFAGSFLTGPEKIGRITGLDPAGPLFEGMSPTDRLSPDDAEFVDAIHTFTHERMGLSVGIKQAVAHYDFYPNGGDFQPGCDLQNIYEHISQYGILGFEQTVKCAHERSVHLFIDSLLNKDKQSMAYRCSDNSAFDKGVCLDCRKNRCNTLGYDIKKVRTGTSKRLYLKTRSRMPYKLYHYQFRVQFINQTEKVEPSLTISLTGTKEESGAVDITFNEKISGNKTFTFLITLDRDLGELMLLNIRWEASPLWENVWDKVQTIIPWRTWERKRLLNVGKVSVKAGETQRRTSFCSMTNERQMEASEDMVFVRCKEERPKRPRRKDNL; from the exons gtgcagtggggacagagcagaGGGATGTCCTGAGGGAGAAAGAGCTATATGTCAGCAGTTCAGTCTTTAGGCTGTTTTTAGGAGGTGAGGACACCTGCACGCTGGACCCTCTGCAGCTGCACACTCTCACCTCCTGTGGCTTCAACAGCAGTAATcccctcatcatcatcactcaTGGGTGGTCG GTGGATGGCATAATGGAGAGCTGGGTGATGAGGTTAGCCACGGCTGTGAGGACAAACCTGATAGATGCAAATGTGGTGCTTACAGACTGGCTGTCGCTGGCTCAGCAGCACTATCCAATCGCAGTACAGAAAACCCGCACTGTTGGAAAAGACATAGCTCACCTACTGCAGGCACTTCAG GAGCACTACAAGTACCCACTTAGAAATGCTCATTTGATTGGCTACAGCCTCGGCGCTCACATCTCTGGATTTGCTGGGAGCTTTCTGACAGGTCCGGAGAAGATTGGAAGAATTACTG GGCTCGATCCAGCCGGTCCGCTGTTTGAAGGCATGTCTCCCACGGACAGACTGTCTCCTGATGATGCTGAATTTGTGGATGCCATCCACACTTTCACCCACGAGCGTATGGGCCTCAGTGTGGGAATTAAGCAAGCTGTGGCCCATTATGACTTTTACCCGAATGGAGGAGATTTCCAACCAGGGTGTGACCTGCAAAACATTTACGAGCACATATCCCAGTACGGGATCCTCG GCTTTGagcaaacagtgaaatgtgccCATGAGCGCTCTGTCCATCTCTTCATCGACTCTCTGCTCAACAAAGACAAGCAGAGCATGGCCTACAGGTGCAGCGACAACAGCGCCTTTGACAAGGGCGTCTGTCTGGACTGCCGGAAGAATCGCTGCAACACACTCGGCTATGATATCAAGAAAGTCCGCACGGGCACCAGCAAGAGGCTCTACCTGAAAACACGGTCTCGGATGCCTTACAAAC TCTATCATTACCAGTTCAGGGTCCAGTTCATCAATCAGACGGAGAAGGTTGAGCCCTCTCTTACGATCTCCCTCACAGGAACCAAAGAAGAGAGTGGAGCTGTGGACATCACCTT CAATGAAAAGATTTCAGGTAACAAAACCTTCACCTTCCTGATCACCCTGGACAGAGACTTGGGGGAACTGATGTTGCTCAATATACGCTGGGAGGCATCTCCTCTGTGGGAAAATGTGTGGGACAAGGTGCAGACCATCATTCCTTGGAGAACTTGGGAAAGAAAAAGACTCCTGAATGTGGGCAAAGTCAGCGTCAAAGCGGGCGAAACACAGAGGAG GACATCTTTCTGTTCCATGACAAACGAGAGACAAATGGAAGCGTCAGAAGACATGGTGTTTGTACGCTGTAAGGAAGAGAGACCAAAAAGGCCCAGAAGAAAGGACAACTTATAG
- the adam10a gene encoding disintegrin and metalloproteinase domain-containing protein 10 yields MEFVKLILLFCCLHDIAGQFGNPLNKYIRHYEGLSYDTEALHSRHQRAKRALSPQDSTVQLDFHAHGRHFNLRMKRDSKLFSPDLVIEVSGEENPIDTSHIYSGELYGEKGTLTHGSLVDGRFEGFIKTQQGTYYVEPSERYLQDRSVPFHSVIYHEDDINYPHKYGSEGGCADHSVFERMKKYQASAEEPARDVTRMLEDEESKDTPVILRKKRATVKEKNTCQLYIQTDHFFFKRYGSKEAVLAQISSHVKAIDTIYQGTDFQGIRNISFMVKRVRINTTVEEKDPSNPFRFANIGVEKFLELNSEQNHDQYCLAYVFTDRDFDDGVLGLAWVGAPSGSSGGICEKNRKYSDGRTKSLNTGIITVQNYGSHVPPKVSHITFAHEVGHNFGSPHDSGSVCTPGESKEQGQKERGNYIMYARATSGDRLNNNKFSSCSIGNITAVLQKKRDSCFVESGHPICGNGLVEEGEQCDCGYQDQCKDNCCFSADSGDGEKCKLRPGKICSPSQGPCCTGECTFKTNNEVCRPDSECANEGRCGGNTALCPASQPKENFTFCHKDTQVCINGACTGSVCAKHNLEVCSCAKEDGKDEATDLCHVCCQEKTNPSTCSSTGSQRWAQYFSGKVVTLQPGSPCNDFKGYCDVFNKCRLVDADGPLARLKKAIFNPDFYNSIADWIVAYWWAVLLMGVALIMLMVGFIKVCSVHTPSSNPKLPPRKHVSDTLNTLRRRPPASQGQRQAQGQRQAQGQRQQRQQRQQREQYQMGLLRQ; encoded by the exons ACATTTTAACTTGCGGATGAAGAGGGATTCAAAGCTGTTTTCTCCAGATCTTGTCATTGAGGTGTCAGGGGAGGAGAACCCGATTGATACATCACATATTTATAGTGGAGAACTGTATG GAGAAAAGGGCACACTGACACATGGCTCTTTGGTTGATGGGCGATTTGAGGGCTTCATTAAAACCCAACAAGGAACATACTATGTTGAACCTTCAGAAAGATACCTACAGGACAGGAGTGTGCCCTTCCACTCTGTCATTTATCACGAAGATGACATCA ATTACCCTCATAAGTATGGTTCAGAGGGTGGCTGCGCAGACCACTCTGTGTTTGAGAGGATGAAGAAGTACCAGGCATCAGCAGAAGAGCCAGCCAGA GATGTGACACGAATGTTGGAAGATGAGGAATCTAAAGATACTCCTGTCATTTTGAGAAAGAAGAGGGCGacggttaaagaaaaaaacacttgtCAGCTCTACATCCAGACTGACCATTTCTTCTTCAAACGCTACGGCTCAAAAGAGGCTGTCCTTGCTCAG ATCTCCAGCCACGTAAAGGCTATTGACACCATTTACCAGGGCACGGACTTCCAGGGCATACGTAACATCAGCTTCATGGTGAAAAGAGTCAGG ATCAATACCACAGTTGAAGAAAAGGACCCCAGCAATCCTTTTCGCTTTGCCAACATCGGAGTGGAGAAGTTTTTGGAGCTCAACTCTGAACAGAACCACGATCAGTACTGCCTGGCCTACGTCTTTACTGACAGGGACTTTGATGATGGCGTGCTTGGCTTGGCGTGGGTTGGGGCTCCCTCAG GAAGCTCCGGGGGAATTTGTGAGAAGAACAGAAAATACTCAGATGGAAGGACAAAGTCTCTGAACACTGGTATCATCACAGTGCAGAACTATGGCTCACATGTCCCCCCCAAGGTGTCACACATCACCTTCGCTCATGAGGTCGGACACAACTTTGGCTCACCT CATGACTCTGGTAGCGTATGCACCCCTGGAGAGTCTAAGGAGCAAGGACAAAAGGAGAGAGGGAACTACATTATGTATGCCAGAGCCACATCAGGGGACAGGCTCAACAATAACAAGTTCTCAAGCTGCAGCATCGGGAATATAACCGCTGTTCTACAAAAGAAAAGAGATAGCTGTTTTGTTG AGTCTGGCCATCCTATCTGTGGTAATGGTCTGGTGGAAGAGGGAGAGCAGTGTGACTGTGGCTACCAAGACCAGTGTAAAGACAACTGTTGCTTTAGTGCAGATTCAGGGGATGGCGAAAAGTGCAAACTTAGACCCGGCAAAATCTGCAG TCCCAGCCAAGGCCCATGTTGCACAGGAGAATGTACTTTCAAGACCAATAATGAGGTGTGCAGACCAGATTCTGAGTGTGCCAATGAGGGCAGGTGTGGTGGAAATACTGCTCTATGTCCTGCCTCACAGCCAAAGGAGAATTTCACCTTTTGTCATAAAGATACACAAGTTTGCATCAATGGG GCCTGCACTGGTTCTGTCTGTGCAAAGCACAATCTGGAGGTATGTAGCTGTGCTAAGGAGGATGGCAAGGATGAGGCTACTGACCTGTGCCATGTGTGCTGCCAGGAGAAAA CGAATCCCAGCACCTGCAGCAGCACAGGGTCACAGAGATGGGCCCAGTATTTCAGTGGGAAAGTGGTGACGCTGCAGCCTGGCTCACCCTGCAATGACTTCAAGGGATACTGCGATGTGTTCAATAAGTGTCGCCTGGTGGATGCAGACGGGCCTCTTGCAAGGCTAAAGAAAGCCATCTTTAATCCTGATTTCTATAACAGTATTGCAGACTGGATAGTG GCCTACTGGTGGGCAGTGCTGTTGATGGGTGTTGCTCTCATCATGCTAATGGTTGGCTTCATCAAGGTCTGCAGTGTCCACACACCCAGTAGCAACCCCAAGCTTCCTCCACGCAAGCATGTATCTG ACACCCTGAATACTCTGAGACGGCGgcccccagcatcacagggccaGCGCCAAGCTCAGGGCCAGCGCCAAGCTCAGGGCCAGCGCCAGCAGCGTCAGCAGCGTCAACAAAGAGAGCAGTATCAAATGGGACTGTTGAGACAATGA